One window from the genome of Mucilaginibacter ginsenosidivorans encodes:
- a CDS encoding tryptophan halogenase family protein, protein MSKTASPMKIILTARQTGSVLYNFLLVQLNYIEWVSCTGLDYQAVKNGSEADFYINILEGNTLGEIIDICAFFRNKKKKSITVSSWNNSLVTGPTHFPGKSAGADSAILILQQEYGHPADKLELKSQITSTVSANDVRDNPDIFYTAFAGLLNELKILYNDKPAQRLNFVDGVRLFRLHQKDQATYESKYIYPIFDNGADGVPHESLADYKVLVGKFLHSVSQIKNGFFNAPPPEGPEDEYKNVAIIGGGTAGYLTALLFKEKYPKMQVTLIESSKIPVIGVGEATTPEIRSFLFGVLKFSAHEFYEKVKPTWKLGIKFFWGLPGDYYFNYPFGWPDVKSSYVADGDINNSSLTATLMDQESSFVVAANDGRGLQQYSTLSDDLFYALHLDNVSFINYLKIKAQEKGIIHIDDLIVDAERKVDSDELAAVIGETGRRHVYDFYVDCTGFSSLLLGKTLKSEYVSYDKSLFCDTAIVGNIPGVKKIKTYTYAESMDHGWCWNIPMRGEDHRGYVFSSGYCSIGEATDEFLRKNPEIRNPGIVRFKTGRHREICIGNVFAIGNSFAFVEPLESTGIHMIITEAKRLVNNFSELKRSPALRKKINTDINDNWDYLRDFLAIHYKFNKKFDTPFWKDCRALTDVSGIQDMIDLYHEVGLLSCANKSLVRMINSSIKDVIFGLVGFDVMMMGQGEIPKNFDRSVRNQHIWKSNVETWKAIRSLTVPVDKDLDILNEYLESRW, encoded by the coding sequence ATGAGTAAAACTGCTTCACCGATGAAGATCATCCTCACCGCCAGGCAAACCGGTTCGGTGTTGTATAATTTTTTGCTCGTGCAGCTAAATTATATCGAATGGGTAAGCTGTACAGGGCTCGACTACCAGGCCGTTAAAAATGGAAGCGAAGCAGACTTCTACATCAATATACTTGAGGGCAATACTTTAGGCGAAATAATCGATATCTGCGCTTTTTTCAGAAATAAAAAAAAGAAGTCTATAACCGTTTCGTCGTGGAATAACAGCCTGGTAACCGGCCCAACTCACTTTCCGGGGAAAAGCGCCGGTGCCGATTCCGCAATTTTAATACTTCAGCAGGAATATGGCCACCCGGCCGATAAGCTTGAATTAAAAAGCCAGATCACATCCACGGTATCAGCAAACGATGTCCGGGACAATCCCGATATATTTTATACAGCCTTTGCCGGCCTGTTAAACGAATTAAAAATTCTTTACAACGATAAGCCTGCGCAAAGGCTGAATTTTGTTGATGGGGTGCGCTTGTTTAGGCTCCATCAAAAAGATCAGGCGACCTATGAATCGAAGTACATCTATCCCATTTTTGACAACGGGGCGGACGGTGTGCCGCACGAAAGTTTAGCTGACTATAAGGTATTGGTGGGCAAGTTCCTGCATTCGGTATCCCAGATAAAAAATGGATTTTTTAATGCTCCCCCTCCTGAAGGTCCTGAAGATGAGTATAAGAATGTTGCCATTATCGGCGGCGGAACGGCCGGGTATCTTACGGCCCTACTCTTTAAAGAAAAATACCCCAAGATGCAGGTGACTCTGATAGAATCATCTAAAATACCGGTGATCGGGGTTGGTGAAGCGACCACACCGGAGATCAGATCATTCCTGTTTGGCGTGCTGAAATTTTCGGCGCACGAATTTTATGAAAAAGTTAAACCTACCTGGAAACTCGGGATAAAATTCTTTTGGGGTTTACCCGGCGACTATTACTTCAATTACCCTTTCGGATGGCCGGATGTAAAAAGTTCGTATGTTGCCGATGGCGATATCAACAACAGCTCGCTCACTGCTACATTAATGGACCAGGAGTCTTCCTTTGTCGTTGCTGCTAATGATGGCCGCGGCTTGCAACAATATTCAACGCTTTCCGACGACCTGTTTTATGCCCTTCATCTTGATAATGTTTCATTTATCAATTATTTGAAAATAAAGGCGCAGGAAAAAGGCATTATTCACATCGATGATCTGATAGTGGATGCCGAAAGGAAGGTTGATTCCGATGAACTGGCTGCAGTAATAGGGGAAACCGGCCGGCGCCATGTTTATGATTTTTATGTTGACTGTACCGGGTTCAGTTCGCTTCTGCTCGGAAAGACCTTAAAGTCTGAATATGTATCCTATGACAAAAGCTTGTTTTGCGACACCGCTATCGTAGGTAATATACCTGGTGTTAAAAAGATCAAAACCTACACCTATGCAGAATCAATGGATCACGGATGGTGCTGGAACATACCGATGCGCGGCGAGGATCACCGGGGTTATGTGTTTTCTTCCGGTTACTGTTCCATTGGCGAGGCTACCGATGAATTTCTCCGGAAGAACCCGGAAATACGCAATCCGGGGATCGTTCGTTTCAAAACAGGCCGGCACCGCGAAATTTGCATCGGAAACGTATTTGCCATAGGGAATTCGTTCGCTTTTGTCGAGCCACTTGAATCGACTGGCATTCACATGATCATTACCGAAGCAAAAAGGCTGGTCAATAATTTTAGTGAGTTAAAAAGATCTCCTGCTCTCCGGAAAAAGATAAATACCGATATCAATGATAATTGGGATTATTTAAGGGACTTCCTGGCGATACACTACAAGTTCAATAAAAAATTTGATACTCCTTTCTGGAAAGATTGCCGCGCACTTACCGATGTCAGCGGTATACAGGATATGATAGACCTCTATCATGAGGTTGGCCTGCTGAGCTGTGCCAACAAAAGCCTGGTCAGGATGATCAATTCGTCGATAAAAGACGTGATATTCGGGTTGGTTGGCTTTGATGTGATGATGATGGGACAGGGCGAAATACCTAAAAACTTCGATCGGTCCGTACGCAATCAGCACATCTGGAAATCTAACGTTGAGACGTGGAAAGCAATACGCTCGTTAACCGTGCCTGTCGATAAGGATCTTGACATCCTGAACGAATACCTCGAAAGCAGGTGGTAA
- a CDS encoding NAD-dependent epimerase/dehydratase family protein: MKRILITGGAGNVGSTLAGSLVQNRDYHVVVADNLLTGSVHNLPVGYDNFSFIKCDVNNYHDISAVMLGFRFDYVFHYAALVGVKRTLNNPMKVLEDIEGIKNILNLSKNTGVKRVFYSSSSEVYGEPVEFPQNEDTTPLNSRLPYAIVKNVGEAFFRSYQKEFGLDFTLFRFFNTYGPKQSTDFVVTKFIDLALKNQDIPIYGDGHQTRTFLYIDDNVDATIKIFEHGLSLNEVVNIGNAQEIRIVDLARKIIDITGSSSSVIHLEPLKEGDMTRRQPDNSKMLHILNRHLVSIDEGIERILNIKYKLDNKMTV, translated from the coding sequence ATGAAAAGAATATTGATCACCGGCGGTGCCGGCAATGTTGGCAGCACACTTGCAGGCAGCCTTGTTCAAAACAGGGATTATCATGTTGTCGTGGCAGATAACTTGCTTACAGGGTCGGTACATAATCTGCCGGTGGGTTATGATAACTTTTCCTTTATTAAATGCGATGTCAATAATTACCACGACATTTCAGCCGTAATGCTTGGTTTCAGGTTTGATTACGTGTTTCACTATGCCGCGCTGGTCGGCGTAAAAAGAACCCTGAACAACCCGATGAAGGTTTTGGAAGACATTGAGGGTATAAAGAACATACTGAATCTTTCAAAAAATACTGGCGTTAAACGCGTATTCTACTCGTCATCTTCCGAGGTATATGGTGAACCGGTTGAATTTCCGCAGAATGAAGATACCACGCCTTTGAACTCGCGCCTGCCTTATGCCATTGTTAAAAATGTGGGCGAAGCGTTTTTCAGGTCTTATCAAAAGGAATTTGGCCTTGATTTTACCTTATTCAGGTTTTTTAATACCTATGGACCTAAACAAAGCACCGATTTCGTGGTGACAAAATTTATCGACCTCGCATTGAAAAACCAGGACATCCCGATCTATGGCGACGGCCATCAAACCCGCACTTTCCTGTATATTGATGACAATGTTGATGCAACAATCAAAATTTTTGAGCATGGATTGAGTTTAAATGAAGTTGTCAATATCGGTAATGCGCAAGAGATCAGGATAGTGGACCTTGCCCGGAAGATAATTGACATAACGGGGTCCTCATCCTCGGTTATCCATCTCGAACCGCTGAAAGAAGGTGACATGACCCGCCGCCAGCCAGATAATTCCAAAATGCTTCATATACTTAACCGCCACCTTGTGAGTATCGACGAAGGAATAGAAAGGATATTGAACATAAAGTATAAGTTGGACAATAAGATGACCGTATGA
- a CDS encoding glycosyltransferase translates to MPRILRILNRLNIGGPTYNVAYLSRYLDPSFQTMVLAGNKEPYEGNSDYILKDLGVAFDYVPGMNRSINFRKDMRAYRYIYNMIRTEKPDIVHTHAAKAGVLGRLAAYRSSGRPRAIVHTYHGNVFDGYFSPIKTKIFLSVERYLCSVSSAIVAISEKQKDDLVNKYKIAPAHKVHVIKLGFDLRRFTEQQEEKRAAFRQFYRIGEDEVVIVITGRLTAIKNHSLLIGSLSLIRQQAPELKLKVFVVGDGELLDTIISESRDSGFSVCVPGDDNYDAEIIFTSWRKDIDVINAGADIVALTSLNEGTPVSIIEAQASATAVICTDVGGVKDVVKDGHNGLLTDGTRDVFAGKLKQLITDAELRNELALNGKKTALENYSYTRLVAETENLYRYLLS, encoded by the coding sequence ATGCCCCGCATCCTGCGCATCCTTAACCGTCTGAATATTGGGGGACCGACCTATAACGTGGCGTACCTGTCGAGGTACCTCGACCCGTCCTTTCAAACGATGGTACTTGCTGGGAACAAGGAACCGTATGAAGGAAATTCGGACTATATTTTGAAAGACCTTGGGGTGGCTTTTGATTATGTTCCCGGCATGAACAGGAGTATCAATTTTCGAAAGGATATGCGGGCGTACAGGTATATCTACAATATGATCAGGACTGAAAAACCTGATATTGTACATACCCACGCAGCAAAGGCAGGTGTGCTGGGCCGGCTGGCAGCTTACCGGAGTTCAGGGAGGCCAAGGGCCATTGTGCATACCTATCATGGAAATGTTTTTGACGGGTATTTTTCGCCCATCAAAACAAAAATATTCTTAAGTGTTGAACGCTACCTGTGCAGTGTAAGCAGTGCCATCGTCGCCATAAGCGAAAAGCAAAAAGACGACCTGGTAAATAAATACAAAATTGCACCCGCGCACAAAGTACACGTTATAAAATTGGGTTTCGACCTGCGGCGATTTACTGAACAGCAAGAAGAAAAAAGGGCAGCTTTCAGGCAGTTTTACCGGATTGGGGAAGATGAGGTTGTGATAGTTATAACCGGCCGTCTTACGGCCATCAAAAACCATTCGCTGCTTATCGGGTCGCTCAGTTTAATAAGGCAGCAGGCACCGGAGCTGAAATTAAAAGTATTTGTCGTAGGCGACGGCGAATTGCTTGACACGATCATATCGGAGAGCCGGGATAGCGGGTTTAGTGTTTGCGTACCCGGTGACGACAACTATGATGCGGAAATCATTTTTACATCGTGGCGCAAGGATATTGATGTAATTAATGCCGGTGCCGACATTGTGGCGCTCACTTCCTTAAATGAGGGTACACCGGTAAGTATCATTGAAGCGCAGGCATCCGCAACGGCGGTGATATGTACCGATGTGGGAGGCGTAAAGGACGTGGTAAAAGATGGCCATAACGGGCTTTTAACTGACGGTACCCGGGACGTGTTCGCTGGAAAGTTAAAACAGCTTATCACCGATGCCGAATTAAGAAATGAACTGGCACTAAATGGAAAAAAAACGGCATTGGAGAATTACTCTTATACCCGTTTGGTGGCCGAAACGGAAAATTTATACCGCTATTTATTGAGCTAA
- a CDS encoding glycosyltransferase — protein sequence MPSEKRNKRILVLCPYPIGCAPGQRLKFEQYYENWRANGFEVEVSPFMSDEMQKIVYKKGYLFAKIAGTIGGYFRRYRDLFRAGRYDIIYVFLWITPFGPPITEWLVRALSKKMIYDIDDLVYMGRTSRYNKFIKFLKSASKINFLIKRSDHVLVSTDELRSYSGKFNKNLSMIPATIDVKKYPYPATHMSGTVVIGWSGSQTTSKYLHLIDSVLKYLAANHNIKIMVMGDDDFELDGVDIELLHWTADSEITNLQKFDIGLHPLPDEQWAYGKSGGKLVQYMAAGIPIVATALGPNFKVIRDGYNGFLVTGEQEWIDRLVVLITDHELRKKMGENSRRFAEENSSVEANAGKYLAVFDKL from the coding sequence ATGCCGTCGGAAAAAAGAAATAAAAGAATTTTAGTGCTATGCCCCTATCCCATAGGATGTGCACCCGGCCAACGGCTCAAATTTGAGCAGTATTATGAAAACTGGCGCGCAAACGGCTTTGAGGTGGAGGTTTCTCCTTTTATGTCTGACGAGATGCAAAAGATAGTGTACAAAAAGGGCTATTTATTTGCAAAGATCGCGGGAACCATCGGTGGGTATTTTCGCAGATACAGGGATCTTTTCAGGGCTGGCAGGTATGATATCATTTATGTGTTTCTTTGGATCACACCATTTGGCCCTCCAATAACCGAATGGCTGGTACGGGCGCTGTCAAAAAAGATGATCTACGACATAGACGACCTGGTTTATATGGGCCGTACGAGCCGTTACAACAAGTTTATCAAGTTTTTGAAATCGGCTTCAAAAATAAATTTCTTAATTAAGCGGAGCGATCATGTTTTGGTTAGTACCGATGAATTGCGGTCATATTCGGGTAAGTTTAACAAGAATTTGAGCATGATACCGGCTACCATTGATGTTAAAAAATATCCTTATCCCGCTACACATATGTCCGGCACCGTAGTCATCGGTTGGAGCGGGAGCCAAACCACAAGTAAATACTTGCATTTGATAGATTCGGTCCTGAAATATCTTGCAGCCAACCATAATATTAAAATTATGGTAATGGGCGATGATGATTTTGAACTGGATGGGGTAGATATTGAACTTTTGCACTGGACAGCCGACAGCGAAATAACTAACCTGCAGAAATTCGACATCGGCCTGCATCCTTTACCGGACGAGCAATGGGCATACGGTAAAAGCGGCGGTAAATTGGTACAGTACATGGCGGCGGGCATACCTATTGTCGCAACGGCTTTGGGCCCGAATTTCAAAGTGATAAGGGATGGATATAACGGGTTCCTGGTGACGGGGGAACAGGAGTGGATAGATCGCCTTGTTGTTTTGATCACAGATCATGAATTAAGGAAAAAGATGGGCGAGAATTCGCGCAGGTTTGCCGAGGAAAATAGTTCGGTTGAAGCGAATGCCGGGAAGTATCTCGCCGTGTTCGATAAGTTATGA
- a CDS encoding class I SAM-dependent methyltransferase — translation MDAIPFITEPVNTTQVDGLPVYNFGIAHSTNIDAATVESFGLEWKKFNHFTDREINQIASSHYFDIVKAEWTENKRVLDVGCGTGRWTRFVADRALTVDAVDPSDAVNIASKFLADHGNVRLSRATVDKLPFADYSFDFIFSLGVLHHIPDTQLAMDQCVRKLKPGGYFLVYLYYRFDNKGGCSS, via the coding sequence ATGGACGCAATACCTTTTATAACCGAACCTGTTAACACTACCCAGGTTGATGGCTTGCCTGTATATAACTTTGGTATCGCTCATTCAACCAATATCGATGCTGCTACCGTGGAGTCTTTTGGCCTGGAATGGAAAAAATTTAACCATTTCACGGACCGTGAGATAAATCAAATAGCTTCCAGTCATTATTTTGATATTGTTAAGGCTGAATGGACCGAAAACAAACGAGTGCTTGACGTCGGCTGCGGAACGGGCAGATGGACTAGGTTTGTTGCTGATCGTGCCTTAACAGTTGATGCCGTGGACCCGAGTGATGCTGTTAACATTGCGTCGAAGTTCCTCGCTGATCACGGCAATGTCAGGCTGTCGCGCGCCACTGTCGATAAACTTCCATTCGCCGACTACAGTTTCGACTTTATTTTTAGTCTTGGAGTTTTGCATCACATTCCAGATACACAGTTGGCAATGGACCAATGTGTACGCAAACTGAAGCCGGGGGGGTATTTTCTTGTCTATCTTTATTACCGGTTTGATAATAAGGGGGGGTGTTCAAGTTGA
- a CDS encoding glycosyltransferase — protein MGDNKNVLYLSYDGMTDSLGQSQVIPYLAGLTKNGFSFTILSFEKKDRYKKSGSDIRTILDAACITWHPLIYTKSPPVLSTVYDYTRMKQTAASLHRKAGFDLIHCRSYIPALVGMALNSKYRIPFIFDMRGFWADERVDGGLWNLKNPVFKFIYRYFKKKELKFLNRSAAIVSLTVAGKNEILNWKGVEINAGKISVIPCCVDTGLFDINKIRPGEKEPVMRSLNLAPNDLVLGYLGSIGTWYLLDEMLLFFSLLKKRAPSAKFLFVTHDDPEDIIHKARRHQIDSRDIIIMKAERRDVPLMISLFNYGIFFIKPSYSKTASSPTKQGEIMAMGVPVICNDGIGDSSRIVEQYHSGLVVDLHNYDKAISKMTAGMQYDRASIRAGALDYFSLDEGVKKYMDIYINVTK, from the coding sequence ATGGGCGATAATAAAAACGTTTTATACCTTTCGTATGATGGTATGACCGACTCGCTGGGGCAGTCGCAGGTTATTCCGTACCTCGCGGGGCTGACAAAAAACGGTTTTTCTTTTACCATACTAAGCTTTGAAAAGAAGGATAGATACAAAAAAAGCGGCAGCGATATAAGGACCATTCTGGATGCAGCATGCATCACCTGGCATCCGTTGATCTATACCAAATCGCCTCCTGTACTATCTACCGTGTATGATTACACCAGGATGAAACAAACGGCTGCTTCGCTTCATCGCAAAGCAGGGTTCGATCTTATTCACTGCCGCAGCTATATCCCTGCCCTTGTGGGTATGGCTTTAAACAGCAAATACCGGATACCATTTATTTTTGATATGCGCGGTTTCTGGGCCGACGAGCGTGTTGATGGCGGATTGTGGAACCTTAAAAACCCGGTGTTCAAGTTCATATACCGTTATTTCAAAAAAAAGGAACTTAAATTTTTAAACCGTTCGGCGGCGATCGTGAGCCTTACTGTTGCCGGTAAAAACGAGATACTGAACTGGAAAGGTGTTGAAATAAATGCCGGTAAAATATCGGTCATTCCCTGCTGCGTGGACACAGGGCTCTTCGATATAAATAAAATACGGCCCGGCGAAAAAGAACCTGTGATGCGATCGCTTAACCTGGCGCCCAACGACCTGGTCCTCGGCTACCTTGGAAGTATCGGCACCTGGTATTTGCTGGACGAAATGCTTCTTTTTTTTTCGTTGTTAAAAAAGCGAGCCCCGTCCGCAAAATTTTTGTTCGTAACACACGACGATCCTGAGGATATTATCCATAAAGCACGCCGGCATCAAATAGATAGCAGAGATATTATAATTATGAAAGCCGAACGGCGCGACGTGCCGCTGATGATCAGCTTATTTAACTATGGGATATTCTTCATAAAGCCATCGTATAGTAAAACAGCAAGCAGCCCTACCAAACAGGGTGAGATAATGGCTATGGGCGTGCCGGTAATTTGTAACGACGGTATAGGCGATAGCAGCAGGATAGTTGAACAATATCATTCCGGTCTTGTTGTTGATCTGCATAACTACGACAAAGCTATATCGAAGATGACTGCGGGTATGCAATACGACAGGGCGTCGATCAGGGCGGGCGCACTGGATTATTTCTCTTTGGATGAAGGGGTAAAAAAATACATGGATATCTATATCAATGTCACGAAATGA
- the asnB gene encoding asparagine synthase (glutamine-hydrolyzing), translating into MCGLTGFVDFNNDSDEATLAAMTRCLASRGPDGQGVFLQQLDNCLVGLGHRRLSVIDLSALANQPMEYDGLHIVFNGEIYNYNEIRDQLIALGHTFKTHSDTEVILHAWREWGEDSIAQWRGMFAIVLYDNKTNELVCIRDRAGVKPLFYYFHNGLFLFGSELKSLLKHPGFEKTIDRDAVASYLAYGYVSWPNCIYKCSKKLSPGHILRFDLQSKSIKTRAYWSVYDCYNQPKLSIPLPEAIEETERILSASFQYRMVADVPVGVFLSGGYDSTCVTALLQKESTARLKTFTIGSIDDQIDEAPFAKQVALRLGTDHTEYYCSAKEALDIIPDLPYYYDEPFADSSAIPTILVSRMARKQVTVALSADAGDEIFAGYNRYDYVSRYGEKIARIPGPFRKTLSYVMDRVSSEHIPYFSSSYNFHGRYHKLKNILRDPSPGELLKNLTQVFTEQEIAQLFSQPVKQLDTAHNAGKLIEGYDDLSYMMAVDYQTYMVDDILQKVDRATMSIGLEGREPFLDQHIIEWAAKLPTDYKYHQKQKKYILKQIVHKYVPKELMDRPKMGFAIPVEKWLAGELRPLAEAFINEESLKEHGLFNTGVVLDLLKKFYSGNKEKHLQVWYLLMFQMWYARWMRSN; encoded by the coding sequence ATGTGTGGCCTAACCGGGTTTGTTGATTTTAATAATGACAGTGACGAAGCCACCCTCGCTGCGATGACCCGGTGCCTTGCCAGCCGGGGTCCCGACGGTCAGGGCGTGTTCCTTCAGCAGCTTGACAATTGCCTGGTTGGGCTGGGGCACAGGCGCCTTTCGGTGATCGACCTGAGCGCATTGGCCAATCAGCCGATGGAGTACGACGGTCTTCATATCGTATTTAATGGTGAGATATACAACTATAATGAAATAAGAGATCAGCTGATCGCTCTCGGGCATACTTTCAAAACCCACTCCGACACGGAGGTTATCCTGCATGCCTGGCGTGAATGGGGTGAGGACAGTATTGCCCAATGGCGCGGTATGTTTGCCATTGTTTTGTATGACAACAAGACAAACGAACTGGTATGCATAAGGGATCGGGCCGGCGTAAAGCCTTTGTTTTATTATTTTCATAATGGTCTCTTCTTATTTGGGTCCGAATTGAAGTCATTGCTGAAGCATCCCGGGTTTGAGAAAACGATCGATCGGGATGCAGTCGCTTCCTACCTGGCTTACGGATATGTTTCGTGGCCGAACTGTATCTATAAATGCAGTAAAAAATTATCTCCGGGGCATATTCTTCGCTTCGATCTTCAATCAAAATCTATCAAAACCAGGGCTTACTGGAGTGTTTACGACTGCTATAACCAACCCAAGCTCTCCATACCCTTACCGGAAGCCATCGAAGAAACTGAGCGGATACTTTCAGCATCGTTCCAATACCGGATGGTGGCCGATGTACCGGTGGGGGTTTTCCTGAGCGGTGGTTATGACAGCACTTGTGTTACTGCGCTGTTGCAAAAGGAAAGTACGGCACGATTGAAAACATTTACCATAGGCAGCATTGATGACCAGATTGATGAAGCGCCATTTGCCAAACAGGTTGCTTTGCGGCTGGGAACGGATCATACCGAATATTACTGTTCGGCAAAGGAGGCTTTGGATATTATTCCCGACTTACCCTATTACTACGACGAACCCTTTGCCGACAGCAGCGCCATACCGACCATCCTGGTGAGCAGGATGGCCAGGAAACAGGTTACCGTTGCTCTTTCGGCCGATGCTGGTGACGAGATATTTGCCGGGTATAACAGGTACGATTATGTGTCGAGATATGGTGAAAAGATCGCCAGGATACCAGGGCCTTTTCGGAAGACATTGTCCTACGTAATGGATCGCGTTTCTTCCGAACACATTCCCTATTTCAGCAGTTCGTATAATTTTCACGGACGATACCACAAGCTCAAAAATATTTTGCGGGACCCTTCACCCGGTGAGCTGCTTAAAAATCTGACCCAGGTATTCACCGAACAGGAGATAGCACAACTGTTCAGTCAACCGGTAAAGCAATTGGATACGGCACACAATGCCGGGAAACTTATCGAAGGTTATGACGACCTGTCGTATATGATGGCTGTGGACTACCAGACCTACATGGTTGATGATATCCTGCAGAAAGTGGACCGGGCCACTATGAGTATTGGCCTTGAGGGACGCGAGCCATTTTTGGATCAGCATATTATCGAATGGGCAGCAAAATTGCCAACTGACTACAAGTATCATCAAAAACAAAAAAAGTATATCCTTAAGCAGATCGTCCATAAATATGTCCCGAAGGAGCTAATGGACAGGCCCAAAATGGGTTTTGCTATTCCCGTAGAAAAATGGCTGGCGGGAGAATTAAGGCCGCTGGCTGAAGCTTTTATTAACGAGGAAAGTTTAAAGGAGCATGGGTTGTTTAATACCGGCGTAGTACTCGATCTTTTAAAAAAATTCTATTCAGGGAATAAGGAGAAGCATTTACAGGTGTGGTACCTGCTGATGTTTCAGATGTGGTATGCTCGTTGGATGAGAAGTAATTAA
- a CDS encoding glycosyltransferase family 2 protein, producing MPKMKFKPEVSIVIPVYNGSKYLRQTVDSVLAQNFDEFEVLIVNDGSTDDTAKIALELKEKDSRIELFQKENSGVSATRNFGLERARGEFVVFLDADDLLGADFLRTRVEALMADSGAGACGSLIGLIDENGEPIDQSITLQAPGEKMIEEILFYKSGIATIPSNLVFRTQVLTANDISFDTRLHSSADRLLLCRVALVSKCISLPCQNIFYRVHDGSMYHSAGNMKKIFKDNELFITILISEHIVPEGLMGEFLKSNYHMLCGAAMKAGDYAASIWYAFIYGLTTIKYLTK from the coding sequence ATGCCGAAAATGAAATTCAAGCCCGAAGTAAGCATAGTTATCCCGGTTTATAATGGCAGTAAGTATTTGCGGCAAACGGTCGATTCTGTTCTTGCACAAAACTTTGATGAATTTGAGGTTTTGATAGTGAATGATGGCAGTACTGATGATACCGCGAAAATAGCGCTTGAGTTAAAAGAGAAGGATAGCAGGATAGAGCTTTTTCAAAAAGAAAATTCCGGCGTGTCAGCTACGCGGAATTTTGGATTGGAACGGGCGCGGGGCGAGTTCGTAGTTTTCCTGGATGCTGATGACCTGTTAGGAGCAGATTTTCTGCGGACACGCGTAGAAGCATTGATGGCCGATAGCGGCGCAGGCGCATGTGGATCTCTGATAGGGCTCATTGATGAAAATGGAGAGCCTATCGATCAATCCATCACATTGCAGGCTCCGGGTGAGAAAATGATAGAAGAGATATTATTCTACAAAAGCGGCATTGCAACCATACCATCAAACCTGGTGTTCAGGACGCAAGTGCTCACTGCCAATGACATTTCATTTGATACCCGCCTCCATAGCAGTGCCGACAGGTTATTGTTGTGCAGGGTGGCTTTGGTTTCAAAATGCATCTCGTTACCTTGTCAAAATATCTTTTACCGGGTTCATGACGGCAGTATGTACCATAGCGCAGGCAACATGAAAAAGATATTTAAGGATAATGAATTATTTATCACTATTTTAATAAGCGAACATATTGTGCCCGAAGGATTGATGGGCGAGTTTTTGAAAAGCAATTATCATATGCTATGCGGCGCCGCCATGAAGGCGGGGGACTATGCGGCTTCCATTTGGTACGCCTTTATATATGGATTGACCACGATTAAATATTTAACAAAATAA
- a CDS encoding class I SAM-dependent methyltransferase, which produces MSVERHLFTEITPWTGEHIHRYLESARHIGEGDVILDLACGSGYGADILSRVRNTRVYAGDINPDIISACQNDWKNNASLNFEVMDATDLRFDNAFFNVIVSLETIEHLTAYEKMVSEFSRVIKPGGTVIISTPNIKISSPDGRIINPFHTQEFTYQELNDLLKPEFSEANICGQKYIRYPGERRSRGKYSTEKLLLARGIRKLPYKFRDRIFRSVFGSSLYPMAADYKMFPDRKFIEENCHVLFAVCRK; this is translated from the coding sequence ATGTCGGTAGAACGTCACTTATTTACTGAAATCACACCATGGACAGGCGAGCATATTCACCGGTATTTGGAATCAGCCCGGCACATCGGTGAAGGGGATGTAATACTCGACCTTGCATGCGGGTCGGGCTATGGAGCTGATATTCTAAGCCGGGTGAGAAATACCCGGGTCTATGCCGGCGACATAAACCCTGATATAATATCGGCTTGTCAAAATGACTGGAAGAATAATGCCTCGTTGAATTTCGAGGTAATGGATGCAACGGATCTACGTTTTGACAATGCTTTTTTCAACGTTATCGTATCATTGGAAACCATAGAACATTTAACGGCTTATGAGAAGATGGTCTCGGAGTTCAGTCGGGTGATAAAACCGGGGGGCACCGTTATCATATCCACGCCTAATATTAAAATATCCAGCCCGGATGGCAGGATCATCAACCCGTTTCACACACAGGAGTTCACTTACCAGGAATTAAACGACTTGCTGAAGCCGGAATTTTCGGAGGCTAACATCTGCGGGCAAAAGTACATCAGATACCCGGGGGAAAGACGGAGCCGGGGTAAATACAGTACTGAGAAATTGCTGCTTGCACGGGGGATAAGAAAGTTGCCTTATAAGTTTCGCGACCGTATCTTCAGATCTGTTTTTGGCTCATCACTGTACCCTATGGCCGCGGATTACAAAATGTTCCCCGACAGGAAATTTATAGAAGAGAATTGCCATGTATTATTTGCTGTATGCCGAAAATGA